From Psychrobacillus sp. FSL K6-2836, a single genomic window includes:
- a CDS encoding GNAT family N-acetyltransferase yields the protein MNISVMTVSFPLDQETMEEIKQLIAESETVDKVDYTSLLSVAELSDFFTQGFCVMAYDDDSDRLVGVLTSIDRIATLDFEWSSVVLPNVRRFGIGERLVIELDRNLKLRGVVSDIALLPEGSESGQQLLHKFGYTYDYSERTMVADAREVKLNSEVKVSHYTDEESEVVGVLVSAFGDTEEEAKELIAFNMQTPSRQLMIAKLQAEVVATVTIVADGEKLWVTGLAVHENVRGRGVATYLLNWSKNEANRMGKETVYLDVEIDNEQALSIYEKAGFTTVSNTHFYKNFNLEI from the coding sequence ATGAATATATCTGTAATGACTGTGTCCTTTCCGTTAGACCAGGAGACGATGGAAGAAATAAAGCAATTAATAGCTGAATCAGAAACAGTTGATAAAGTGGATTATACATCACTTCTAAGCGTGGCTGAGCTATCCGATTTTTTCACACAAGGTTTTTGTGTAATGGCCTATGATGATGATAGCGACCGATTAGTAGGCGTGTTAACCTCTATTGATCGAATAGCAACACTGGATTTTGAGTGGAGTAGTGTTGTACTGCCTAATGTTCGAAGATTTGGGATAGGTGAACGACTAGTAATAGAATTAGATAGGAATTTAAAGTTAAGAGGAGTAGTATCGGATATTGCTTTATTACCTGAAGGTTCGGAATCAGGTCAGCAACTTCTTCACAAATTTGGCTATACCTATGACTACTCGGAGAGAACGATGGTAGCTGATGCGAGAGAAGTGAAATTAAATAGTGAAGTGAAAGTTTCGCATTATACCGACGAGGAGTCAGAAGTCGTTGGAGTATTAGTAAGCGCATTTGGTGATACGGAAGAAGAAGCTAAAGAGTTAATCGCGTTTAATATGCAAACACCAAGTCGTCAATTGATGATTGCCAAGCTACAAGCCGAAGTAGTTGCAACAGTTACTATAGTTGCTGACGGTGAAAAGTTATGGGTGACAGGGCTTGCTGTTCATGAAAATGTACGTGGTAGAGGTGTGGCAACATACTTACTGAACTGGAGTAAAAACGAAGCGAATCGAATGGGGAAAGAAACCGTCTATTTGGATGTAGAAATAGACAATGAGCAGGCGCTATCCATTTATGAAAAAGCAGGATTTACCACAGTGAGTAACACCCATTTTTATAAAAATTTTAACTTGGAAATTTAA
- a CDS encoding ABC transporter ATP-binding protein, with protein sequence MKFIRKPFGYESIITKEDLKKDHKKKVDKASDWKGVLKRIWKLVDEQRFLLIIVLLMVIVSSALALVGPYLIGVIVDEHISKSIFVGLSKIIGVLLIVYLFFSLATYLQSYWMIGISQQTIYRLRTGLFEHLQKLPVSFFDKRQHGELMSRMTNDIENVSQTLNSSLIQVFSSVLTLVGTTVVMLLLSPLMTLVTLIIVPFMYFAMRWITKRTSKLFKEQQKAVGELNGMIEETISGQRIVKAFSQEGRMQEEFAVKSERLKLTGFWALTYSGFIPKVMNLLNNTSFTLVAAVGGLLAYYGHVTIGEIVIFTEYSRQFTRPLNDLANQFNTVLSAIAGAERVFAIMDEPIEEDDAVDNADYKLKGNVTFEDVTFYYNKEDESPTISDVSFHVESGKTAALVGATGAGKTTIMQLLARFYEVNGGRILVDGIPIDKLPRHTLRSQTAFVLQDPFLFEMTVRENIRYGKLNATDEEVLHAAKEANAHDFIMKLPNEYDTILSADGGEISQGQKQLLSIARALVADPAILLLDEATSSIDTVTEMKIQEALERLMEGRTSFVIAHRLNTIRQADLIFVMESGKLIESGPQEELLQKKGKYYSMLTNSKI encoded by the coding sequence ATGAAGTTCATTCGTAAACCTTTTGGCTATGAGTCTATCATTACTAAAGAAGATTTAAAGAAAGATCATAAAAAGAAAGTCGATAAAGCTTCCGATTGGAAGGGTGTCTTAAAGAGAATATGGAAGTTGGTCGATGAACAGCGGTTTTTATTAATCATTGTTCTGCTGATGGTCATCGTCAGCTCAGCCTTAGCATTAGTTGGTCCATATTTAATCGGAGTTATTGTAGATGAGCATATTTCCAAAAGTATATTTGTCGGTCTTTCCAAAATAATTGGTGTACTACTCATCGTTTACTTGTTTTTCTCTCTCGCTACTTATTTGCAAAGTTATTGGATGATTGGTATTTCTCAGCAAACAATTTATAGATTACGTACAGGATTATTTGAGCACTTGCAGAAGCTACCCGTGTCCTTTTTTGATAAACGGCAGCACGGAGAGTTAATGAGCCGCATGACAAATGACATTGAAAACGTAAGTCAAACACTAAACTCGTCTCTTATCCAAGTATTTTCAAGTGTTTTAACCTTGGTTGGTACTACAGTCGTCATGCTTTTACTGAGTCCGCTTATGACATTAGTTACGCTTATTATTGTACCCTTTATGTATTTTGCGATGAGATGGATTACGAAAAGAACATCTAAATTGTTCAAGGAACAACAAAAAGCAGTTGGTGAATTGAATGGGATGATTGAAGAAACGATTTCTGGTCAACGAATTGTAAAAGCCTTCTCACAAGAAGGACGCATGCAAGAAGAGTTTGCCGTTAAAAGTGAACGTTTAAAACTAACTGGATTCTGGGCGTTAACTTACTCTGGTTTTATACCAAAAGTGATGAACTTATTGAATAATACTAGCTTTACACTTGTAGCTGCAGTAGGTGGATTATTAGCGTATTATGGACATGTGACAATAGGAGAAATTGTTATTTTCACGGAGTATTCAAGGCAGTTTACTCGTCCATTGAATGATTTAGCAAACCAATTTAATACGGTGCTTTCTGCAATTGCAGGGGCAGAACGTGTTTTTGCTATTATGGATGAGCCTATTGAAGAAGATGATGCAGTTGATAATGCAGATTATAAGCTAAAGGGTAATGTGACATTTGAAGATGTAACATTTTATTACAATAAAGAAGATGAGTCTCCGACGATTTCCGATGTATCTTTTCATGTGGAGTCAGGAAAAACAGCTGCATTAGTTGGTGCGACAGGAGCAGGGAAAACTACGATAATGCAGTTACTTGCGCGTTTTTATGAAGTAAATGGTGGACGTATATTAGTTGATGGTATTCCTATTGATAAGTTGCCAAGACATACGCTACGAAGCCAAACGGCATTTGTTTTACAGGATCCCTTTTTGTTTGAAATGACGGTAAGAGAAAATATTAGATACGGCAAATTAAATGCCACAGATGAAGAGGTGCTCCACGCTGCAAAAGAAGCTAATGCACATGATTTCATCATGAAATTACCAAATGAGTACGACACTATTTTATCGGCTGATGGTGGGGAAATTAGTCAAGGGCAAAAACAATTATTATCCATTGCCAGAGCACTCGTTGCAGATCCAGCAATTCTGTTGTTAGATGAAGCAACGTCTAGCATAGATACAGTTACAGAAATGAAAATTCAAGAGGCCCTTGAACGACTGATGGAAGGCAGAACAAGTTTTGTAATAGCCCATCGATTAAATACAATACGTCAAGCAGATTTAATATTCGTGATGGAAAGCGGGAAACTAATAGAGTCTGGTCCACAGGAAGAGCTGTTGCAAAAGAAAGGTAAATATTATAGCATGTTAACGAATTCAAAGATTTAA
- a CDS encoding YjcZ family sporulation protein, with amino-acid sequence MTNSGRYGSSFVLIVVLFILLIIVGASF; translated from the coding sequence ATGACTAATAGCGGCAGATACGGTTCAAGCTTTGTATTGATCGTAGTATTGTTTATTTTGTTAATTATTGTTGGAGCATCATTTTAA